DNA from Aggregatimonas sangjinii:
GGGTGATTACCAGTATTTTTAAACTCTGTAAAATTTAGTTCACATATAATTCATATTCATGGAAATTCAAGGAAAAGTAAAAATGATCGGGGAAACCCAAACCTTTGGCAGTAATGGTTTCAGAAAAAGGGAAATCGTTGTAACAACCGAAGAGCAGTACCCACAGCATATAATGGTCGAGTTCGTACAGGACAAGACCGATTTATTGAACAGTTACCAAGTAGGTCAATCGGTAAAAATCAGCATCAATCTGCGCGGTAGGGAATGGACCAATCCGCAAGGGGAGGTCAAGTATTTCAACTCCATTCAAGGATGGCGAATCGAAAACCTTCAGGTAGCGGAGCAGGGTGCGGGCCAAATTCCACCGGCACCACCGGTAGAGGCTTTTCAGCCTGCGGATAATCTGAATGAGGAAGATCATGACGATCTGCCTTTTTAGCAAGTTCATAGTATAGAAACAGAAAGCTCCGTTTACAAACCTTTGTTAGCGGGGCTTTTCTCTTATTTAGCTATTTGTAGTTTTAAATATCTTTAGTTTATACAGTGTTTTGAAAAAGGACAATACACATCACCCCATGTTTTTTCTATCGGAGCGTTTGGAGTTTCCGCCGGTGGAAAGAGCCAATAGCGAAGGGCTTCTGGCGGTTGGTGGCGACCTCTCCCCGGAACGATTGTTAGTCGCTTACAAAACAGGTATATTTCCGTGGTTCAATGAAGACGACTTGATTATGTGGTGGAGTCCCGACCCGCGAATGGTGCTGTTCCCTGAAAAAATAAAGATTTCCAAAAGCATGCGCAAAGTGCTCAGAGACGAACGATTTCGCTTAACCAAGAATAGCTGTTTCAAAGAAGTTATCAACCAATGCGCTACCGTAAAAAGAACAGGTCAACGCGGTACATGGATCACCAATGCTATGAAAAAGGCCTATCTAAAATTACATGAAAAAGGATTTGCACAATCGTATGAGGTTTGGGAAAATCAATCATTGGTCGGTGGGCTGTACGGCATTGACCTCGGGCACGTATTTTGTGGCGAAAGTATGTTCAGTACGGTTAGCAATGCTTCCAAATTTGCTTTTATAAAACTTGCGCAGGAACTAGAGGAAAAAGAATATCGAATGATCGACTGTCAATTGTATACGGATCATTTGGCTAGCTTGGGCGCCGAAGAACTGTCTCGCGATTCATTTATAGGTTTGCTCGAACGAGACCGACGAAATTCGTAAAAGAACATGGGCATACGATGCAAAAGTTATACCTCGTGGTATCGAAAACAGCGCGTTTCATGGTCGTTTATCAACCCAGTTGCCTGCATGAACGCGTACACTACTGTACTGCCAACGAATTTAAAGCCCCGCTTTTTGAGGTCTTTGCTGATGGCATCCGAAACGGTTGTGGTGGCCGGGCCATCTTTGTAATTCGTTAGCTTGTTTTTAACTGGTACCCCGTCTAAGAAACCCCAAATGTAGGTACTGAAACTGCCAAATTCCTCTTGAATTTTCATAAACTCCTTGGCATTGCTTACAGCGGCATTCACTTTTAATTTATTGCGAACGATACCCGCATCTTGTAATAAGGTGTCTATTTTCGGTTGGCCATACCGCGCTATTTTTTTATAATCGAAATGGTCAAAAGCCACTCTGAAATTTTCCCTTTTTTTAAGAATGGTAATCCAACTAAGCCCTGCCTGAAAAGTTTCCAGTACCAAAAATTCGAAGAAGGTTGCATCATCCCGTACGGGAACGCCCCATTCCAAGTCATGGTAGGCCTCGTAAAGTTCGTCCCCCTCGCACCATCCACATCGATATTTGTTCATAATCCTTTATTTGTAAATCTAAAGATATGGGAATATGAAATGCATCTCAAATAATTGTTCTCCGGCTAGAGAACGAAGAAGCGCCTATATTTAGTGAAAAAAGATAAGATAATCGTGGATAGAATTTAAGCCGGTTTAAAATAGGTTGACGGCTAAGATATAAATGGGACTCAAACTTTGGCGGTATTGGCCCTCAAACGGTCTGCAAGTTCCTCATTCATTTAAATAATCGGTACGGCATACAACATCAGCATATTTCAGGTGAATCGCTTTATAAGTTTTTGGTTAATGGAATTGAAAAGTAGCGCTTTAGTCTTACCAATAATCAACTTTTGTTTATGGCGTTCCAGTTTGCCGGTTTTCGAATCGCGATGGTAAACAGTTTTCTTGGAAATGGCGGCGTTTAAAAGTAATTTTTTGGATACTAGAATAGTGATGATTTGAACCGCCTCTGTCTTATTCTTTGTAATGATGTGGGCCCAAATCATAGATGCCGTTTATAATAAAACATCGGCCGGAATACTTTTCAATTATCAAGCTAAAACAAATGAATCAGGCCGATGTTTTCGAGAACAATATAACTATTGAACGTATTTTAAAGTTGCAGCAGACTATATGCTACGCCTTTTGGCGCTTAAGTTCTTTAAAGGCTAGAGCTTTGTCAAGGTCTGCTGTGACCTTCGGAAAAAAACGAAAGAAATTTAAACCATCTTTTCGCTTTAAGGTTACGATTGTCTTGCCTTCATCATCGG
Protein-coding regions in this window:
- a CDS encoding DNA-3-methyladenine glycosylase I, whose protein sequence is MNKYRCGWCEGDELYEAYHDLEWGVPVRDDATFFEFLVLETFQAGLSWITILKKRENFRVAFDHFDYKKIARYGQPKIDTLLQDAGIVRNKLKVNAAVSNAKEFMKIQEEFGSFSTYIWGFLDGVPVKNKLTNYKDGPATTTVSDAISKDLKKRGFKFVGSTVVYAFMQATGLINDHETRCFRYHEV
- the aat gene encoding leucyl/phenylalanyl-tRNA--protein transferase, which encodes MFFLSERLEFPPVERANSEGLLAVGGDLSPERLLVAYKTGIFPWFNEDDLIMWWSPDPRMVLFPEKIKISKSMRKVLRDERFRLTKNSCFKEVINQCATVKRTGQRGTWITNAMKKAYLKLHEKGFAQSYEVWENQSLVGGLYGIDLGHVFCGESMFSTVSNASKFAFIKLAQELEEKEYRMIDCQLYTDHLASLGAEELSRDSFIGLLERDRRNS
- a CDS encoding DUF3127 domain-containing protein, which gives rise to MEIQGKVKMIGETQTFGSNGFRKREIVVTTEEQYPQHIMVEFVQDKTDLLNSYQVGQSVKISINLRGREWTNPQGEVKYFNSIQGWRIENLQVAEQGAGQIPPAPPVEAFQPADNLNEEDHDDLPF